gtttcgtttgtatttgtgaattattgtccaaatattgactaatgaggctcaaaagattcgtctcgcaaagtacaaccaaactgtgcaattagtttttgatttcgtctacattcattactccatgcatgtaccgtaagtttgatgtgatggggaatcttctttttgcatagtgccaaagttgggattttggggtaACTAAAGAAGGCCATGGAGTTTATTAACCTGTTTGGCTAACTACTACTTATTAGTTTTCCCAGTTTTTGATTTCCTGGAAGGTTGTTAAATATTTGAGCCGCTTCCATCTTAAAGTACTTTGATATATAATAATGTTGATTGTTTTAGCCACCACTAATGTATTCAAGAGAAATCGAAGGTTAACGTCTACATTTGAATACTTTTTATATTTAAGACATATCTCCCATACGTGATATATTGTACAGATTTCTCGAGACATAACTATAACTTATGTAAGAAAATTAGTTCGATACAACCACAAAATAACCTACTTAAGACATGACACTAAGGTTGGTAGCCTATTACCATATGGAGATCTTCTCCGGCCTCGGCTCTTTTATTGTCcctacttttttttcttcttgttttcgcCATACTTGAACTCAAACATGAAAACGTTAAGTTCAGATTTAGAATGTTAAACtcaacttgaaaaaaaaacaattcaatCAAAAAAGTTATGATTCGAAATTGACAACTTGATTTtagattttataaaaaaaatccaaatgagACTAAATTTTATGAACATTTCCAGGTTAAGTAGCAAGCTTTCCGCTTTTATGCCAGCATGAGTCAAAATTTTGGTTTTGGAATAGTTTCTGTCACCTTGTGACATCCTGGAAGATTTCCATGGAGGTGATCTCCACTATGATTTTTATTGGGATGCAACATATGAAAACAATGTTGTGGCATAGCATGACCGCATGGTTGAGTAGTGTCGGCTCGAGCTCAAAGCAACAaaagagaggggaaaaaaattaaacttagcaagatttcatcaAACTAAAAAATCAAAGATTTTGTGGCACAATAAAAAAGCGAAAAAGGACCATTCAAAGCACCATCCCTATTACTTTTAATTTAAATTAGTTCTTTGCAtcaagcaaaaaaaagaaaaactcaccTTTCAACACGCACCTTTGTTATCCTAACTTTTCCATCATGGCTCGAGAGAAGAAAGCTGCAGCATGGTCCGAGTGTATATCTCAAACCTTTGGTCCTTTTGCAAAGGACGCCAATTTCATTGGGTTACATCACCACCAAttaatttctttccttttcatcCATGCCAATGTGTCCATTTCTTCAAACAGGTATGCAGGCTATGTCTCATCAATGGCATCCACAGGAACTGCACGTGTCATTCACGTCCTCAAGATTTttcttagcaaaaaaaaaagaaatagatttgattcttttttttaaaaaaaagtctcTGCAAGCCTGCAAGTGCTGGATGCAGAAAAACGGCCCGGTTGAATTTTGGAAGAGCAAACCTCGGCGGAGCGAGCAGGGCACGACTGAAGCTCTGACGAGGCCGGTTCGTTTGAAAGTCAGCAGGGACGACGCGACGCGGGGAGGactccctcctcctcggcttctACCTCCACAGGTCTCCTcttctcccctctccctccctccgtccccaGCCTTCATTGCCTGAACCCGACCTCTCATCCACCTCAGCAGCCTCCCAGCGAGTCAATCGCCCCCCAACAACGACCCCACTCGGATTTCCTGGGGGCTTCTTTCTCTGATTTTCAGGGAGGTTGCTCTGTGCTTGCGCTGCTTCGTTCTCAagtcgtcgtcttcttcttgCTCCCGTTAGCGCCTCCTCACGCGTCCTTCTCCCGGATTCATGCCGCGTTAATCCGGATTTTTGGCGATTTTTCATATTTCGGTTGCCGGTTTGAGCTTCCTTCGTTTCTTGGACCCGCCCACAACAGGCGGGGATATCTCCCTGGTTCTTCTTCCATTggttaatcttaatccaagtGCTCAGCTCGAGTTTCCACCGGAGTAAGAAGAAGAGCGGAAGAGAAAGAAACAGAGAGAATCGCGGCTTCTCGGAACTCGGATTGCTTCGATTCGATCGGAGGCGGCGTACGGACGCCCGAATCGAATTTCTTGGGAACAGTAACAgaacaagattttttttaaaaaaaaggtccCATTTTTCCAACGAAAATGAGGCTGGTGGTGCGCGTGATCGAGGCCCGGGGCCTCCCGGCGACGGACGCCGACGGGCCGCGGGACCCCTACGCCAGGGCGCAGCTGGGCAAGCAGCGGGCCAAGACCAAGGTGCTGCGGAAGACGCTCAGCCCCGCCTGGGACGAGGAGTTCGCCTTCCGGGTCGGGGACCTCAGGGATCAGCTCGTCGTCTCCGTGCTCCACGAGGACCGCTACTTCCCCGACGACGTCCTCGGCCAGGTCAAGGTACCCCTCACCGCCGTGCTCGACGCTGAAAACCTCACGCTCGGGACGCAGTGGTACCAGCTGCAGCCCAAGAGCAAGAAGACCAAGCTCAAGGATTGCGGTAAGCACATGTCGCGAAATTATcttgttttatttattctttcgtTGATGTTCATTCAATTTGTGTTTTTTCCTCCCCTAATTAGTTGCCCATGACAATAGTGTGTTAGTCATACTTTGTACTGGAGTATATCACTAGGAGAGGTTGATGTGCTCATAATTTTGATGCTGGCATGTATTCGTTTGCTGATTATGGCTTTTGCAGGAGAAATTCAGCTCAGCATATCTCTAGCTCAAAATTACTCTGAAGAGACAGTGGCACTTGCACATTGGGCTTCAGATGACCTTGCATCAAATTCAGACAAATCAGCTGAATTAGTGAAAGGATCTTCTTTGCCGAATATTCCAATAGAATTATCCGCAGCAGTATCAGAGAGCGATGAGATACAAGTTATCAAGGAAGATAAATCAAATGGTGGTCCGTCATTTGTTAACAAGCTGTATCAAATTTTTAAACCAAAAGATGCTGAAGCTCCTGCTCCACCTGCCTCCAACCTGGACAGCAGTTCCAATATTCTTGAAGAAACACCATCAACCAGCTCGCAATCTCCTGAGAGGCAGGATCAGGAAGTTAGTGCAACTATGACCTTTGATGAGCTACTGAAGGCCTTTGGTTCTCAGCATGAAGGGAAAGAAATGCCTGAAAATTTGTCAGGTGGAGTACTCCTTGATCAAGTTTATGCTGTTGCACCGAGTGCCTTGAATGCACATCTTTTCTCTCCAAGTTCAGACTTTCTGCAATCGCTAGCAGAGATTCAAGGAACTACTGGTCTTGAAATTCAACAATGGAGACTCGAAAATGATGGTGAAATCTTGAAGAGGGTTGTAAGCTACACAAAAGCTCCTACTAAATTAGTTAAGGCAGTGAAAGCAACAGAGGACATGACATATTTGAAGGCAGATGGAGAGATGTTTGCAGTTTTAGCAGATGTTAGTACTCCTGATGTTCCTTTTGGCAATAATTTCAGAGTGGAGGTTTTAACCTGTATAATGCCAGGGCCTCAACTGCCAGATGATGAACAATCTTCACGTCTTGTAGTCTCTTGGCGCTTAAATTTTCTCCAGAGTACCATGATGAAGAGCATGATTGAAAATGGGGCAAGACAAGGCTTGAAGGATAACTATGTTCAGTTCTCTGAGCTCCTTGTTCGAACTTTTAGGCCGGTTGATACAAAAGATACAACAGACAATAATGAAGTTCTGTCTTCTGTGCAACCAGAGCAAGAATCTGATTGGAAGCTAGCGTTTCGAATATTCGGAAATTTTGCTCTTTTATCCTCAGTTTTTGCATTTGTATATGTTTCTgctcacatcattcttgcaagtccTAGTATAATTCAAGGTCTTGAGTTCCCAGGCCTGGACTTGCCAGATTCTGCTGGTGAAGTTGTAGTTTGTGGTGTTCTTGTTCTACAAGGACAGCGTGTCCTAAATATGATTGGACGGTTCATCCAGGCGAAGAGGCAGAGAGGTAGCTTATATCTGGCTTCTTATTGTTTTTTTTAGTGGGATTAGAATATGCGCTTAAGTGTTATTCATTAGAGATTCAGAATTACTATTAGTAGTGGAATTTCATCAGATAAATCCTGCTCTACATGGCACTTAATAGTGACAAGTTTGCGTTTAGCTGTTAGGCCTCAATACAAGTGCTTTCTTAGGCATTTCCTAATTGGAAGAAATGGTTACACTTTGTCTTTTATTCAACATAACTTTCAGGCTTCAATCATCGTTTCGGATTATTAATCTTATAGTCTGCTCGTATTAAAATTTGGATTGGAATGTTTGTTAGGTGATCATGGAGTCAAAGCACAAGGGGATGGCTGGTTGCTGACTGTTGCTCTGATTGAGGGAACCAACCTGGCAGCAACCAAGTCATCTGGCTACTCTGATCCATATGTTGTATTTACATGCAATGGAAAGACAAAGGCAAGTTCAATTAAGTTTCACACCCTTGAGCCTCAATGGAATGGTAAGCTATACTTTTCCCTTTTCTGACATCCACCTGCCATTACAGGATTCACTAGACATACATTATCGAGGGCCTTCTCTTATATATTTTAATTTACCAAAACTTGCAGAAATTTTTGAGTTTGATGCCATGGAAGATCCTCCCTCAGTGATGGAAATAAACGTGTATGATTTCGATGGACCCTTCGATGAAGTTGCTTGCCTTGGTCATGCTGAAGTGAATTTCTTGAAATATAATATATCCGAGCTTGCTGACATTTGGATTCCTCTGAAGGGAAAGCTGGCTCAAGCATGTCAGTCAAAATTACATTTGAGAATATTCTTGAACAATACAAGGGGTACTCAAGTTGTGAAGGATTACCTGGACAAAATGGAGAAAGAAGTTGGCAAAAAGGTAAGGATTTCCTCCCGTGTCATCAAGTGCAAATATCATCCTATCTTGTCTTTATTGACTTACAGAAAATTCATCATGCAGATTGCTGTGAGGTCTCCTCATGCAAATTTGGCATTCCAGAAAATCTTTTCTTTGCCAGCAGAAGAATTTCTTATCAATGACTTTACTTGTCACTTAAAGAGGAAAATGCTAACACAGGTATATGTTCATTCTTTACGATTAATTGCTTTTTGTGCTGCTTTACTATCATACTGTATGTGAGCCTCCATCCATTTTATAGTACTTCAGTACCATGTTCTTGTTATCAAAGTGATCGGATTGAGACACATGAATTGTTACACCAGGGGTTTGAAAATGTACAGATAGTAGTCACACTTTTCACCTTCTATTCCTGATTGTTTGTATTCGTATGATTCAGCTTTGCAATCCTGTTTAAACAATATATTCAACTAATCATCTACTTGTCTTGACTCAGTTGTTCTGATCAATGATCACCAAAAGGCAGAGAATAACCATACTTTAAGATTATGACCGTTTTGTATTTCACATTGCCATGTTACTGTAACTTTACTgaaaactaaacatgacctatTTATGTCATCATCTCTGAGAGCTGACTCATGTCTGCCTGTGTTGCAGGGTCGCCTTTTTCTATCCCCAAGAATATTTGGGTTTTACACAAACCTTTTTGGTCACAAAACAAAATTCTTCTTTCTTTGGGAAGATATTGAAGATATCCTAGTGGTTCCTGCAACCCTAGCTTCAATGGGAAGTCCATCTCTGGTAATCATTCTTCGCAAGGGCAGGGGACTGGATGCAAAGCATGGAGCAAAGCAACTGGACAGTGAAGGAAGACTCAAGTTTCATTTCCAGTCTTTTGTCTCATTCAATGTCGCACATAAGTAAGTACATTTTCTTGGATGATACATATGGACCTAATTTGTCACATGTGACTGGCCATCACAAGTGAATTCCTTGAAAAGCACACTTACCTTTCGGTCCATTTACTCCTCACCAATATGATCACTTTCTTCATGATATGTTTGTTCAAAATGCCAATGGCCTGCTTTGCAGAACAATAATGGCACTGTGGAAGGCAAGGTCCTTAACTCCTGAACAAAAAGTTCAGCTTGTAGAAGAGGAATCAGAAACAGAAGATTTCCAAAACGAGGAAGGTGGGTCTTTCTTAGGGATAGAAGATGCCAAAATGTCAGCAGTGTTTTCATCTACAAAACCTTTTGATGTAAGATTCCTTATTTTACATCTGAGACATATTGTGCAATCCACTATGTGCTCCGCAAAGGGTCAAAGAGTTACACTTCACATTGTAATCAACTTTATGTGTCACTAGGTATCAACACTCATGAGCATTTTTGAGGGTGGTCCTTTGGAGCATCGGGTGATGGAGAGAGTTGGCTGTGTGGATTACTCTGTTACAGAATGGGAACCTGTCAGAGCTGATGTTTACCAGAGGCAAGTTCATCATAAGTTCGACAAGAAATCAGAGCGGCATGAGGGAGAAGCAATGAGCACCCAACAGAAGTCCCCTTTGCCTAATAAGAATGGCTGGCTTGTTGAAGAAGTTATGACACTTGAAGGTATTCCAATTGGTGAATGCTTCAATGTAAGAGCCGATTCCTAgtattttattatatatatttcaATATCTGTTACTATATATCTTGTAACATTCTGACATGCTTCTGTTGTTTCCATGTCACAACTCCCTTTTTTTATGGTCAGTGTCCTTGTTGTCAAGCAATTCAGTATTTATTAGCTTGGTAGTCTTGAATGTTCTTTCTTTaatattatttttcctttttatataaaaattctACTGTCAGCCTGACACACAGTGACgcgtatctttttttttctggatgCTGCGCACATAGGTACTGTTGTGGATACTGGCCATTTTCTATTTGTTATCTTCTCAATGAAATTACAATGGTTGCTATGTTAAAGGGTCATCTTGATTCTGAATTCCATGTGCATTGCCATTGCAAACTATGCAAAAGCATCAGAGTGTTTACATGTAGTTGCACTTAATAGGGAAAGATGAAAGGCAGTTTCTGTTGTCTTAGGCAACAGTCATCTATTCGTTCATCACTTTATACATTGGAAGTGTTAGTTTTTTACTTGTCAGTTGTCACCTGATTGTGCTGCCCTTTGTGGCTTATCCCTTGCAGCTCCATATTAGATATCAACTGGAGAACAATGCATCCAAGCAGAAGAGTTGTACTGTCCAAGTATCAATTGGCATAGTATGGTTAAAAAGTTGCAAGAATCGGAAGAAGATTACGCAGGACGTAGCATCTAGTGCATCTTCACGCCTCAAGAAGATATTCAGCCAACTCGAGAAGGAATCTATAGCGGCCAAGTAGGAACCCCTTTTTGTCCACGCCCTACTTTTGCTGATGCACATGCATACAGATCACCAGGAAGCATGTTCTGGCAAAATGGTGGTTCCTACGACGCCTTGCTGCCATGCTGAGCAAATATCAGTGATATCATGAGGAACTTTCAACATAAGGCAAAGCCCTCAGCAAGAATTTTACACGGCAAGGGCCTCATCGCAAAATTTTAGATTGGAGAACTAACTGCAGGTGCAGAGCCTGGAATGTTCAGATGTTGTTCTGACTTCTACAAAACGTTACAGAATTGGAATCTTGCCTACACCCTTTTAGTTAGATTAGAGGCACAGGTAGAGTTTAGGAATCACAGAAAACCTAACTGTTTATTTCCCTCCCTGCACTCCTGCAAAGGATGCATTATCTGTTGTTACGAACAAGATTGAAAGGAAAATAATACCATAACTGTTGTTCCCTCCATGTTACAACGATGGACTGGACTGTATTAGTTTTCTATCCCTCAAGGCCTCAAGAGTTACAGCGATGTTGCAATGATTCATGCCTACGGGAATCAAACCTTTGCCTTCTTTTCTTCTGGATGCTATAATCTTTTATTTGGTGAATAAAGATATTGAATGAACTTATGTGTGTGAACAATGCAGAATAGctgatgttgatgttgttgttgttgctgctgccatATCAAGGAGTTTAGTGCAAATTCTGTCTAGAAGATTAGGTTGAACTGTTGTTTCATGCTACTGCATGAGATGATTATGCTAAACATTACTGCAGCTAATGTTTTTTTGTTGAGTTGATATATGGTACAAATCAGTACAATGTTACAAAAGCACACGAGGATTTATAAGAGATGAACTtactttcttctcttcttctccttgtattGTGTGATATCCCTGTCACTTCTGGGTTTGACATCCCAGATTATGCTTCGCAAGCTGCATCAGATTGGGCTGCTGAAAAGCATGAGCCATGAACCCTATACTAATTATATAATGAAACACA
Above is a genomic segment from Setaria viridis chromosome 4, Setaria_viridis_v4.0, whole genome shotgun sequence containing:
- the LOC117852605 gene encoding C2 and GRAM domain-containing protein At1g03370 — its product is MRLVVRVIEARGLPATDADGPRDPYARAQLGKQRAKTKVLRKTLSPAWDEEFAFRVGDLRDQLVVSVLHEDRYFPDDVLGQVKVPLTAVLDAENLTLGTQWYQLQPKSKKTKLKDCGEIQLSISLAQNYSEETVALAHWASDDLASNSDKSAELVKGSSLPNIPIELSAAVSESDEIQVIKEDKSNGGPSFVNKLYQIFKPKDAEAPAPPASNLDSSSNILEETPSTSSQSPERQDQEVSATMTFDELLKAFGSQHEGKEMPENLSGGVLLDQVYAVAPSALNAHLFSPSSDFLQSLAEIQGTTGLEIQQWRLENDGEILKRVVSYTKAPTKLVKAVKATEDMTYLKADGEMFAVLADVSTPDVPFGNNFRVEVLTCIMPGPQLPDDEQSSRLVVSWRLNFLQSTMMKSMIENGARQGLKDNYVQFSELLVRTFRPVDTKDTTDNNEVLSSVQPEQESDWKLAFRIFGNFALLSSVFAFVYVSAHIILASPSIIQGLEFPGLDLPDSAGEVVVCGVLVLQGQRVLNMIGRFIQAKRQRGDHGVKAQGDGWLLTVALIEGTNLAATKSSGYSDPYVVFTCNGKTKASSIKFHTLEPQWNEIFEFDAMEDPPSVMEINVYDFDGPFDEVACLGHAEVNFLKYNISELADIWIPLKGKLAQACQSKLHLRIFLNNTRGTQVVKDYLDKMEKEVGKKIAVRSPHANLAFQKIFSLPAEEFLINDFTCHLKRKMLTQGRLFLSPRIFGFYTNLFGHKTKFFFLWEDIEDILVVPATLASMGSPSLVIILRKGRGLDAKHGAKQLDSEGRLKFHFQSFVSFNVAHKTIMALWKARSLTPEQKVQLVEEESETEDFQNEEGGSFLGIEDAKMSAVFSSTKPFDVSTLMSIFEGGPLEHRVMERVGCVDYSVTEWEPVRADVYQRQVHHKFDKKSERHEGEAMSTQQKSPLPNKNGWLVEEVMTLEGIPIGECFNLHIRYQLENNASKQKSCTVQVSIGIVWLKSCKNRKKITQDVASSASSRLKKIFSQLEKESIAAK